One Rhododendron vialii isolate Sample 1 chromosome 2a, ASM3025357v1 genomic region harbors:
- the LOC131317689 gene encoding uncharacterized protein LOC131317689: MFKLVSRISAIGASPAHNLYFFQIHPFSSSLKSKHKSSNQDSFTVSYLINSLGFTPEKALSASKHVKFETPDRPDSVVAFFKNHGFTQTQISTIIKRFPSVLVCNTQETLLPKLQFLNSKGVSSTDVAVMVSTSTRVLKCSLKNVIIPAFDFFSNLLQSEEKAVAAFKRYSGIFWVDHQAQVTPHIQVLREANVPEANIMYLLMKQPRTFMVKIGRFREVVEEVEKTGFNPLRMNFVLAVHTVRSLAKSTWDEKVEAYKKWGLNDDEFLAAFRKQPGCMRVSENKIDKVMDFLVNKTGWGSSFFVRRPEVVSLSLEKRVVPRNAVYQALWSNGLIRSKDIRLESLLLLSEKQFLKKVLSYQEEAAPKLLKLYKEKLDLAK; this comes from the coding sequence ATGTTTAAGCTTGTAAGTAGAATTTCAGCTATAGGAGCTTCACCAGCCCACAATCTCTATTTCTTTCAAATCCATCCCTTCTCTTCATCTCTCAAATCCAAGCATAAATCTTCAAATCAAGATTCATTCACAGTCAGTTACCTCATAAACTCATTGGGGTTCACTCCCGAGAAAGCTCTCTCTGCATCAAAGCATGTCAAATTTGAAACTCCTGATAGGCCTGACTCGGTCGTGGCATTCTTTAAGAATCATGGATTCACACAAACCCAGATTTCAACAATCATTAAAAGGTTCCCTTCTGTACTTGTATGCAATACCCAGGAAACCCTTTTGCCCAAACTCCAATTTCTGAATTCTAAAGGCGTTTCAAGCACAGATGTTGCCGTGATGGTATCTACGAGTACGCGTGTTTTGAAATGCAGCTTGAAAAACGTAATCATCCCAGCTTTCGATTTCTTTAGCAATTTGCTTCAGTCCGAAGAGAAAGCTGTAGCTGCTTTTAAACGGTATTCTGGGATATTTTGGGTTGATCATCAAGCACAAGTGACACCCCATATTCAAGTTCTTCGGGAAGCCAATGTGCCGGAGGCCAATATTATGTATCTGTTGATGAAACAACCTAGAACATTCATGGTGAAGATTGGTAGGTTTAGAGAGGTTGTGGAGGAGGTAGAGAAAACAGGTTTTAATCCTCTGAGAATGAATTTTGTGTTAGCGGTTCATACGGTAAGGTCACTGGCTAAATCAACATGGGATGAGAAGGTTGAGGCTTATAAGAAATGGGGTTTGAACGATGATGAGTTTCTTGCAGCTTTTAGGAAGCAACCAGGGTGTATGAGGGTATCGGAGAATAAGATTGACAAGGTGATGGATTTTCTTGTCAATAAAACGGGTTGGGGATCTTCGTTCTTTGTAAGAAGGCCAGAAGTTGTATCCTTGAGCTTGGAGAAGAGGGTTGTTCCGAGGAATGCAGTTTATCAAGCGCTGTGGTCGAACGGCTTAATAAGGAGCAAGGATATTAGATTGGAGTCATTGCTACTACTTTCTGAAAAGCAGTTCCTAAAGAAGGTTTTGAGCTATCAGGAGGAAGCAGCTCCCAAGCTTTTGAAGTTGTACAAGGAAAAGTTGGATCTTGCGAAGTAG
- the LOC131317686 gene encoding cullin-1, whose amino-acid sequence MTMNERKTIDLDQGWEFMQKGITKLKNILEGQPEPQFSSEDYMMLYTTIYNMCTQKPPHDYSQQLYDKYRESFEEYITSTVLPSLREKHDEFMLRELVKRWSNHKVMVRWLSRFFHYLDRYFIARRSLPALHEVGLTCFRDLVYLELNGKVRDAVISLIDQEREGEQIDRALLKNVLDIFVEIGMGLMDSYENDFEAAMLKDTAAYYSRKASNWILEDSCPDYMLKAEECLKREKDRVSHYLHSSSESKLLEKVQHELLSVYATQLLEKEHSGCHALLRDDKVEDLSRMYRLFSKIPKGLDPVSSIFKQHVTAEGTALVKQAEDAASNKKADKKDVVGLQEQVFVRKVIELHDKYLAYVNECFMNHTLFHKALKEAFEVFCNKGVGGSSSAELLATFCDNILKKGGSEKLSDEAIEETLEKVVKLLAYISDKDLFAEFYRKKLARRLLFDKSANDEHERSILTKLKQQCGGQFTSKMEGMVTDLTLARENQTNFEEYLGNNPNANPGIDLTVTVLTTGFWPSYKSFDLNLPAEMVKCVEVFREFYQTKTKHRKLTWIYSLGTCNINGKFEPKTMELIVTTYQASALLLFNSSDRLSYQEIMTQLNLTDDDVVRLLHSLSCAKYKILSKEPNTKTISPTDHFEFNSKFTDKMRRIKIPLPPVDEKKKVIEDVDKDRRYAIDASIVRIMKSRKVLGHQQLVMECVEQLGRMFKPDFKAIKKRIEDLITRDYLERDKDNPNLFRYLA is encoded by the exons ATGACGATGAATGAGCGGAAGACTATAGACTTGGACCAGGGATGGGAGTTTATGCAGAAAGGGATTACAAAACTGAAGAACATTCTAGAGGGACAGCCGGAGCCACAGTTCAGTTCGGAGGATTACATGATGCTCTACAC AACCATCTACAATATGTGCACTCAAAAGCCCCCTCACGATTACTCGCAGCAGCTGTATGATAAGTACCGGGAGTCTTTCGAAGAATACATTACTTCTACG GTATTGCCTTCTTTAAGAGAGAAGCATGATGAGTTCATGTTGAGAGAACTTGTGAAGAGGTGGTCAAATCATAAAGTGATGGTCAGGTGGCTTTCTCGATTCTTTCATTATCTTGATCGCTACTTCATCGCTCGGAGGTCACTTCCGGCCCTTCACGAAGTTGGACTGACTTGCTTCCGCGATCTG GTCTACCTGGAGTTAAATGGGAAAGTAAGGGATGCTGTAATATCTCTG ATTGATCAAGAGCGTGAGGGAGAGCAGATTGACCGGGCTTTGTTAAAGAATGTATTGGATATCTTTGTTGAGATCGGAATGGGGCTGATGGATTCTTATGAGAATGACTTTGAAGCTGCTATGCTCAAAGATACAGCTGCTTATTATTCCCGGAAGGCTTCAAACTGGATCTTGGAAGATTCCTGTCCTGATTATATGTTAAAA GCGGAGGAGTGTTTGAAGCGAGAGAAGGACAGGGTTTCTCATTACCTACATTCAAGTAGTGAGTCAAAGTTGCTCGAG AAAGTCCAACATGAGTTGTTGTCCGTTTATGCCACCCAATTGCTTGAGAAGGAGCACTCCGGATGTCATGCGTTGCTTAGGGACGACAAG GTCGAGGATTTGTCTAGGATGTATAGGCTCTTTTCTAAAATACCTAAAGGCTTAGATCCTGTTTCTAGTATTTTTAAACAG CATGTTACTGCTGAAGGTACAGCCTTGGTTAAACAAGCAGAAGATGCAGCTAGCAATAAGAAG GCAGACAAGAAAGACGTGGTCGGCCTGCAGGAACAG GTTTTTGTTAGAAAAGTGATTGAGCTTCATGACAAGTACCTGGCATACGTAAACGAATGTTTTATGAACCATACGCTTTTCCACAAG GCACTCAAGGAGGCTTTTGAAGTCTTCTGCAATAAGGGTGTTGGTGGAAGCTCAAGTGCAGAACTTCTGGCTACGTTTTGTGATAATATTCTGAAGAAAGGTGGTAGTGAGAAATTGAGCGATGAAGCCATCGAAGAAACGCTAGAGAAG GTAGTAAAGCTGCTTGCTTATATTAGCGATAAGGATCTGTTTGCTGAATTCTACAG AAAAAAGCTTGCTCGGCGCTTACTTTTCGACAAGAGTGCCAATGATGAGCATGAGAGAAGTATTCTCACAAAGCTGAAGCAGCAGTGTGGTGGTCAGTTCACCTCAAAGATGGAGGGAATG GTCACAGATTTGACATTGGCGAGGGAAAATCAAACCAACTTTGAAGAGTATCTTGGCAATAATCCAAATGCAAATCCAGGGATAGACTTGACCGTTACTGTCCTGACTACTGGCTTTTGGCCAAGTTACAAATCTTTTGATCTCAACCTCCCAGCGGAAATG GTTAAGTGTGTTGAAGTTTTCAGAGAATTCTATCAAACGAAAACAAAGCACAGAAAACTTACATGGATATACTCATTGGGCACTTGTAACATTAATGGAAAATTTGAGCCTAAAACCATGGAGCTTATTGTGACTACCTACCAG GCTTCTGCTCTGCTTCTCTTCAACTCCTCGGACAGATTGAGTTATCAGGAAATCATGACTCAGTTAAACTTGACGGATGACGATGTTGTTAGACTGCTCCATTCCCTGTCATGTGCAAAATATAAAATTCTTAGTAAAGAGCCAAACACCAAAACTATCTCTCCTACTGATCACTTCGAGTTCAACTCCAAGTTCACCGACAAGATGAGACGTATCAAG ATTCCTCTCCCTCCTGTGGATGAGAAGAAAAAGGTAATTGAAGATGTCGATAAGGACAGAAGGTATGCTATTGATGCTTCAATTGTGCGTATCATGAAGAGTCGGAAAGTTTTAGGCCACCAGCAGTTGGTTATGGAGTGCGTTGAGCAGTTGGGCCGCATGTTCAAG CCGGACTTCAAAGCTATCAAGAAGAGGATTGAAGATTTGATCACTCGGGACTATCTGGAAAGAGACAAGGACAATCCTAATCTGTTTAGGTATCTAGCATGA
- the LOC131317687 gene encoding uncharacterized protein LOC131317687 isoform X2, producing the protein MEGLTEEERRALRGSKFAPLPSAPAPSRPNPRLAHPGGPLTTNKASALAKFLERKLQDPNGLDSLKPELLELAVKNAKATVNASGTSRSGRVIRHVDSFGDSEEALEDGEKIETKKQKKKKKKKKNAMGKNKKHKPLKDPGDTVLKKPKTKLKL; encoded by the exons atggagggaTTAACGGAGGAGGAACGAAGGGCTCTACGTGGAAGCAAATTCGCGCCGCTTCCTTCCGCCCCCGCTCCTTCTCGACCCAATCCCAG GTTAGCGCACCCTGGTGGGCCATTGACAACAAACAAGGCTTCCGCTTTGGCGAAATTCCTGGAAAGAAAACTCCAGGATCCTAATGGATTGGATTCTTTAAAACCCGAACTTCTTGAACTGGCTGTCAAAAATGCGAAAGCTACTGTAAATGCAA GTGGAACCTCACGTTCAGGAAGAGTTATTCGACATGTAGACTCCTTTGGTGATTCTGAG GAAGCGTTGGAAGATGGAGAAAAAATCgagacaaagaaacaaaaaaagaagaagaaaaagaaaaagaatgcaatgggaaaaaacaagaaacataag CCATTGAAGGACCCTGGAGATACAGTACTCAAAAAGCCTAAAACAAAGCTGAAATTGTGA
- the LOC131317687 gene encoding uncharacterized protein LOC131317687 isoform X1: MEGLTEEERRALRGSKFAPLPSAPAPSRPNPRLAHPGGPLTTNKASALAKFLERKLQDPNGLDSLKPELLELAVKNAKATVNASGTSRSGRVIRHVDSFGDSEVPSLEDGEKIETKKQKKKKKKKKNAMGKNKKHKPLKDPGDTVLKKPKTKLKL; the protein is encoded by the exons atggagggaTTAACGGAGGAGGAACGAAGGGCTCTACGTGGAAGCAAATTCGCGCCGCTTCCTTCCGCCCCCGCTCCTTCTCGACCCAATCCCAG GTTAGCGCACCCTGGTGGGCCATTGACAACAAACAAGGCTTCCGCTTTGGCGAAATTCCTGGAAAGAAAACTCCAGGATCCTAATGGATTGGATTCTTTAAAACCCGAACTTCTTGAACTGGCTGTCAAAAATGCGAAAGCTACTGTAAATGCAA GTGGAACCTCACGTTCAGGAAGAGTTATTCGACATGTAGACTCCTTTGGTGATTCTGAGGTACCTT CGTTGGAAGATGGAGAAAAAATCgagacaaagaaacaaaaaaagaagaagaaaaagaaaaagaatgcaatgggaaaaaacaagaaacataag CCATTGAAGGACCCTGGAGATACAGTACTCAAAAAGCCTAAAACAAAGCTGAAATTGTGA